From a region of the Chrysemys picta bellii isolate R12L10 chromosome 7, ASM1138683v2, whole genome shotgun sequence genome:
- the LOC101950913 gene encoding phospholipase A and acyltransferase 1-like isoform X2, translated as MEPIERRILASPPRTLGQSEREALPGVCVTEAPLDASAVSCGSAQSAFETLRPADDEMKRSPKTEARGSLKTFPAIAELELGDLIEIFRFGYQHWAIYVGDGYVVHLAPPSEIPGAGFASLMSTLTNKALVKKERLLDVVGRHRYRVNNKHDRKFPPLPPGKIVRAAEQLVGQEMLYKVTSAGRPGGGERRWAGAGCSGPPWGCSPKEKTQEPVTDFSGSEGFEVFLVVF; from the exons ATGGAGCCAATAGAAAGACGGATTCTCGCCAGCCCCCCGCGCACACTGGGGCAAAGCGAGCGTGAAGCACTGCCTGGAGTGTGTGTGACAGAGGCACCCTTGG ATGCATCTGCAGTGAGCTGTGGCTCTGCGCAGTCTGCCTTCGAGACCCTAAGGCCTGCAGACGACGAGATGAAAAGAAGCCCGAAAACAGAGGCCCGCGGCTCCTTGAAAACATTCCCTGCCATT GCGGAGCTGGAACTGGGGGACCTGATTGAGATCTTCCGCTTCGGATACCAGCACTGGGCCATCTATGTGGGAGACGGCTATGTTGTTCACCTGGCCCCCCCCA GTGAGATACCTGGGGCGGGCTTTGCCAGCCTGATGTCTACACTGACCAACAAGGCCCTGGTGAAGAAGGAGCGTCTCCTGGATGTGGTGGGGAGGCACCGCTATCGGGTCAACAACAAGCATGACAGGAAGTTCCCCCCGCTGCCTCCGGGGAAGATCGTGCGGGCCGCCGAGCAGCTGGTGGGCCAGGAGATGCTTTACAAAGTCACCA GTGCGGGACGTCCTGGTGGGGGTGAGCGtcgctgggctggggctggctgctcTGGGCCTCCTTGGGGTTGCAGTCCAAAGGAGAAGACGCAAGAACCAGTAACGGACTTCAGTGGATCGGAGGGGTTTGAggtttttttggtggttttttgA
- the LOC101950913 gene encoding phospholipase A and acyltransferase 3-like isoform X1 yields MEPIERRILASPPRTLGQSEREALPGVCVTEAPLDASAVSCGSAQSAFETLRPADDEMKRSPKTEARGSLKTFPAIAELELGDLIEIFRFGYQHWAIYVGDGYVVHLAPPSEIPGAGFASLMSTLTNKALVKKERLLDVVGRHRYRVNNKHDRKFPPLPPGKIVRAAEQLVGQEMLYKVTSENCEHFVTELRYGVARSDQVRDVLVGVSVAGLGLAALGLLGVAVQRRRRKNQ; encoded by the exons ATGGAGCCAATAGAAAGACGGATTCTCGCCAGCCCCCCGCGCACACTGGGGCAAAGCGAGCGTGAAGCACTGCCTGGAGTGTGTGTGACAGAGGCACCCTTGG ATGCATCTGCAGTGAGCTGTGGCTCTGCGCAGTCTGCCTTCGAGACCCTAAGGCCTGCAGACGACGAGATGAAAAGAAGCCCGAAAACAGAGGCCCGCGGCTCCTTGAAAACATTCCCTGCCATT GCGGAGCTGGAACTGGGGGACCTGATTGAGATCTTCCGCTTCGGATACCAGCACTGGGCCATCTATGTGGGAGACGGCTATGTTGTTCACCTGGCCCCCCCCA GTGAGATACCTGGGGCGGGCTTTGCCAGCCTGATGTCTACACTGACCAACAAGGCCCTGGTGAAGAAGGAGCGTCTCCTGGATGTGGTGGGGAGGCACCGCTATCGGGTCAACAACAAGCATGACAGGAAGTTCCCCCCGCTGCCTCCGGGGAAGATCGTGCGGGCCGCCGAGCAGCTGGTGGGCCAGGAGATGCTTTACAAAGTCACCAGTGAGAACTGCGAGCACTTCGTCACTGAGCTGAGATATGGCGTGGCCAGGAGTGACCAG GTGCGGGACGTCCTGGTGGGGGTGAGCGtcgctgggctggggctggctgctcTGGGCCTCCTTGGGGTTGCAGTCCAAAGGAGAAGACGCAAGAACCAGTAA
- the LOC101950913 gene encoding phospholipase A and acyltransferase 3-like isoform X3 encodes MKRSPKTEARGSLKTFPAIAELELGDLIEIFRFGYQHWAIYVGDGYVVHLAPPSEIPGAGFASLMSTLTNKALVKKERLLDVVGRHRYRVNNKHDRKFPPLPPGKIVRAAEQLVGQEMLYKVTSENCEHFVTELRYGVARSDQVRDVLVGVSVAGLGLAALGLLGVAVQRRRRKNQ; translated from the exons ATGAAAAGAAGCCCGAAAACAGAGGCCCGCGGCTCCTTGAAAACATTCCCTGCCATT GCGGAGCTGGAACTGGGGGACCTGATTGAGATCTTCCGCTTCGGATACCAGCACTGGGCCATCTATGTGGGAGACGGCTATGTTGTTCACCTGGCCCCCCCCA GTGAGATACCTGGGGCGGGCTTTGCCAGCCTGATGTCTACACTGACCAACAAGGCCCTGGTGAAGAAGGAGCGTCTCCTGGATGTGGTGGGGAGGCACCGCTATCGGGTCAACAACAAGCATGACAGGAAGTTCCCCCCGCTGCCTCCGGGGAAGATCGTGCGGGCCGCCGAGCAGCTGGTGGGCCAGGAGATGCTTTACAAAGTCACCAGTGAGAACTGCGAGCACTTCGTCACTGAGCTGAGATATGGCGTGGCCAGGAGTGACCAG GTGCGGGACGTCCTGGTGGGGGTGAGCGtcgctgggctggggctggctgctcTGGGCCTCCTTGGGGTTGCAGTCCAAAGGAGAAGACGCAAGAACCAGTAA
- the LOC101952614 gene encoding phospholipase A and acyltransferase 3-like, translated as MEMPPLFEEPNPGDLIEIFRIGYQHWALYVGNGYVIHLAPPSEYAGAGSSSIMSVLTDRAVVKKDRLRDVAGGDRYRVNNKYDGRCSPLPVSKILMEAESLVGQKMRYSVTSENCEHFVTMLRYGQPKCDQVQNAMVAGAVGIVGVGALVAVATFIGALLSDNKQEDE; from the exons ATGGAGATGCCCCCGCTGTTT GAGGAACCAAACCCTGGGGACCTGATAGAGATTTTTCGCATTGGATACCAGCACTGGGCCCTCTATGTAGGAAATGGTTACGTCATCCACCTGGCCCCTCCCA GTGAGTATGCAGGAGCTGGCTCCTCCAGCATCATGTCCGTGCTGACCGACCGAGCCGTGGTGAAGAAGGACCGTCTCCGGGACGTTGCTGGTGGTGACCGGTACCGAGTCAACAACAAGTATGATGGGAGGTGCTCGCCTCTGCCTGTCAGCAAGATCCTCATGGAGGCCGAGTCTCTGGTGGGCCAGAAGATGCGGTACAGCGTCACCAGTGAGAACTGCGAGCACTTTGTCACCATGCTGCGCTATGGCCAGCCCAAGTGCGAC CAGGTCCAAAATGCCATGGTTGCAGGGGCGGTGGGGATCGTGGGCGTAGGAGCCCTTGTGGCAGTTGCTACATTCATTGGCGCATTGCTCTCTGACAACAAGCAGGAGGATGAATAA